Below is a genomic region from Streptomyces ferrugineus.
GTGTCGATGCCGAGCCGCGCGGCGAGATCCGCGACGCGCCGCTCCCCGTCCCAGCACCAGGTGGCCCCCAGGTCGAGGGCCCCGGGTGACGCCGGCTCGCTGAGCAGCCGCCCGCCGATGCGGTCGCGGGCCTCCAGGCACACGGTGTCGCGGCCGGCGGCGACCAGGGCGGCGGTCGCGGCCAGTCCGGCGATCCCGGCACCGGCCACGACGACGTCGTGGCCGTGATGCTGGAGCATCTACGGCTCCCTCTCTGTTTGTAGCGGTGGTCAGGTGCCGGGAACGAGGACCATCCGGAAGCGGGCCTTGCCCTCTTGCTGGGTGTCGAGCGCCTGCTGCGCCTCCTCCAGCGGGACGGTCTGCACCTGGGGGCGGACACCGGTGGCGACCGCGAAACGCATGGCCTGTTCGGTGTCGGCGGGGCTGCCGGTCAGATGACCGGAGACGCTGCGCGCGCCCATGACGAGCTTGGCCAAGGGCAGTTGGAGGGGCGATCCGTCGAAGCCGACGACGGTGAGCCGCCCGTGCGGGGCGAGCCCGTCCACCAGCTCGGCGAGCGGTTTGCTGCTGGAGGCCGTGGACAGGATCAGCCGCGCCCCGCCCAACTCCCGCAGGGCCGCTCCTGGTTCGTGCAGCTCGGTGTCGACGTAGTGCCGCGCGCCCAGTTCCTCGGCGAGCTTCCGCTTCTCCTCGCCCCGGCCGATCGCCACCGTCTCGAACCCCATGGCCGCGGCGAACTGCACCGCCAGATGCCCCAGACCCCCGATCCCCAGGACGGCGACCAGGTCGCCCGGACCGGCGCCGGAGTGCCGCAGGGCGTTGAAGGTGGTCACGCCCGCGCAGCCGAAGGGTGCGGCCTCCGCCGCCGACAGGCTCTCGGGGATCCGGGCGAGGGTGGCAGCGGGAACGGTGATGGTGCTTGCCCAGCCCCCGGCGTACGACATGCCCGGGATCTTCCGCTCCGGGCAGTGGACGACATCGCCGGTACGGCAGGCGGAGCAGTGCCCGCAGCTGCCGCCGAACCAGCCGACGGTCACCCGCTCCCCCACCTCCCACCCCTGCACCTGGGGCCCCAGCTCCGCGATGACACCGGCGACCTCATGCCCCGGAGTGACCGGGAAGCCGGTCGCCGGAGCGGGATTGCGGACCGTACCGATGTCGGCGCCGCAGATTCCGGTCGCCTCCACGTCGATACGCACCTCGCCGACCCCGGGCGGCCGCGTCTGGACCGGGACGACCCGTACGGCAGCCCCGGGCTCCGCCACTTGTGCGGCCCTGTGGACATGATTAGCGTTCGGGGACATGGAAATCCCTCCTTGAATAAAGAGGACGCGGATATCCACGGAATATCTCGCGCGCGGTTCGGTCTGTACGGTAGGGCGTCCGGGACGAGCTCGGTAGAGGATCATGGTGAATGGGGGTATAAAGAGCGGCTATAGCCATGAGAGGAAAGCAGCATGAACATCGAAGGGCTGCGCTACGCCAGGGCCGTCTCCGCGACGAAGTCGTTCAGTGCGGCCGCCCGGGCCTACGGGGTCACCCAGCCCGCTCTGTCCAACGGCATCGCGCGGCTGGAGCAGGAGCTCGGCGTGACGCTGTTCGAGCGCTCGCCGCGCGGGGTACGGCCGACCGCGGACGGCACCCGGATCCTGCCCATGATCGACCGAGCCCTCGACGCCCTGGACGCTGTCGTCGCCGAGGCCCGGCGGCTGGCCCGGCCGGCATCCGACACGATCCGCATGGGTGTCTCCCCGCTGATCGGGGCCGACCTCGTCGCCCGGGCCTTCGACGCCGCCCGCACCCTGGACCGTCCCCGGGACCTGGTCCTGCGCGAGGCGGATCTCACCCACCTGCGCGAGGATCTGAAGGCAGGAAACCTGGACGTCCTCCTCGTGCCGGCCGTGCAGGCCATGCCCACGTTCCGGCACCGCGTCATCGCCCGCGAGCCGGTGGTCGTGATCGACCCCGCCGACTCCCGGACCCAGAGCCCGGTCGAGCTGCGGGCCGCGGCCGACGCCGCCTACATCCTCGTACCGGACAGCTGCGGCCTGACCACCTTCACCACCGACCTCTTCCGCGACCACGACCTGCCGCTGCGCACCTACCCCGGAGAAGCCTCCAACTACCGGGTACTGGACGAGTGGGCGCGGATGGGCGTGGGCGCCGCGCTGCTGCCCCAGTCCAAGACCACGCATGACCAGGGCAGCTCCCGTCCCCTGGTCCGGGCCGGGACTCCCGTGGAGATCGCCTACGAGGCCGTCTGGGACAACAGCACGCCGCTCGCGGCCGACCTGGAGGACTTCGTCGCGGCTCTCACTCAGCTTGCCGACGAGGCCCCCGGTGATTGAAGGAGGTTATGCCTCGATTAATCTGGCGCCTCCGGTCGGATTCATTTCCATTAATTCAGGTCGCCGCCAAGGCGTATCCGGGCCCACGAGACGGCACGGGAAAGGAACAGCACAATGACGAGCGCGGACGCCGCCGTACTCGATGACCCGGTGGGTGCGTCACTCCGTGGACATCATGCAGGCCTGGCCCGCCAACTCGGCCGTGCCGCCACGTACTTGCCGGATGTCGCGACCTTCTCAGCGGTGTCCCCCACCGCGGACTCGACGGACTGGGGCCATCTCGCCCGGCTGCTCGGTTCGGGCGGGTTCGCCGACATGTTCAGCTGCCCGGCGATCCCACCGCCGGACTGGGAGCCGGTCTTCGTCCTCGAAGGCCGGCAGATGATCTGGCCTCGTGGCCGCCCTGGTCAGGCTGGTCCCGACGGTGTGGTCGAACTGGGTGCGGCCGATGTGCCCGAGATGCTCGACCTCGCCGCGCGGACCCAGCCGGGGCCGTTGTGGCCGCGCACCCACGAACTCGGCACCTATCTCGGCATCCGCGTGGGCGGCAGGCTGGTGGCCATGGCGGGCGAACGGCTGCGGCCTCCGGGATGGACCGAGATCAGCGCCGTGTGCACAGCCCCCGAGGCCCGCGGGCGAGGCCATGCCGCCCGCCTGGTGGGCGCACTCGCCGCAGGCATCCTGTCCCGGAACGAACGCCCCTTCCTGCACGTGGCCGAGGCGAACACCGGCGCGATCGCACTCTACGAACGACTCGGCTTCGAAAGCCGCACGCACGTGACCTTCCGAGGGTTCCGGACGCCCTGAGCGGTGGAGCAGTCGTACGGGATCTGGGTCGGCCGCCCCGTCGTGGATCTCCTCACGGTGCACAGCCCCGCACGAGGACGGCGGCCTCCTCGTCGAGTTCAGCTCGACGCGCCGGCGTGGTCGCGCGGCTCACCCCAAGGGTGCCGAAGACCTGCAATGCGGCGGAGACTTGGCACCGTTTCACTCAGGTCGAGCAGAAACACGTCGCAGCCTTCCTGCCGACGACAACCGGTCCCTGCTTCGGGCCGTGCACCTGTCCAGTAACGCGGCAAGTGCTGTACGCCGCTGCATCTCGGCAATGCTCAGAGGACGATGCGGGTTCCTTGCCAGCATCGAGACAATGTTCGGTCCGACGTACCACAGCCCCCGTGAGCGGGGCGCTGGCCGTAGCTGCTTGACCAGGTGGAAGACCTCGCTGGCTACGCAGCGTTTGAGGCGTCGGACGATTTCGCGTCGGGTCTTGCCCTCCTTGGTCCGGCGCTCGTAATTGCCCTAGGTGCGTGCCGGCACCGCAGCACGCCGGGGGCACCGCCTGCGCTTCCGCGTCAACGGACAGGCGGCAGCACGGAAGTGGGCGATCTCGGCAGAGCCGTACGGTGTACCGCACGGCTCTGCCTCAGGTGCTGTGCAGCTGTCGTGCCACCTCGGCGATCGAGCCCGAAAGGGAGGGGTACACGGTGAAGGCGTTCGCGATCTGTTCGACCGTCAGATTGTTGTCGACCGCGATCGAGATCGGGTGGATCAGTTCCGAAGCGCGCGGTGACACGACCACCCCGCCGACCACGATGCCCGTACCCGGCCGGCAGAAGATCTTGACGAAGCCGTCCCGGATGCCCTGCATCTTGGCGCGCGGGTTGCGCAGCAGCGGCAGCTTGACGACGCGGGCGTCGATCTTGCCGGCGTCCACGTCGGCCTGGGAGTAGCCGACGGTGGCGATCTCGGGGTCGGTGAAGACGTTGGAGGACACGGTCTTGAGGTTCAGCGGGGCCACGGCATCGCCGAGGAAGTGATACATGGCGATGCGCCCCTGCATCGCCGCCACCGAGGCGAGGGCGAAGACGCCGGTGACGTCACCCGCGGCATACACACCAGGCGCGGTCGTCCGGGACACCTTGTCGGTCCAGATGTGCCCGGACTCGCGCAGCCTGACCCCGGCCTCCTCCAGGCCCATGCCCGCGGAGTTCGGGATGGCGCCGACGGCCATCAGACAGTGGCTGCCACTGATGACACGCCCGTCGGCGAGGGTGACCTCGACCCGGTCGCCGACCCGCTTGGCGGCGGCGGCGCGCGAGCGGGCCATGACGTTCATGCCACGACGCCGGAAGACGTCCTCCAGCACCGCGGCGGCGTCCGGGTCCTCACCCGGCAGCACGCGGTCCCGGGACGACACGAGGGTGACCCGCGACCCGAGCGCCTGATAGGCGCCGGCGAACTCGGCACCGGTGACACCCGACCCGACCACGATGAGCTCCTCGGGCAGCTCAGTGAGGTCGTACACCTGGGTCCAGTTCAGGATCCGCTCGCCGTCGGGCTGGGCGTCGGGCAGCTCACGAGGATGACCACCGGTGGCGATCAGAACCGCGTCCGCGACGAGCGTCTCCTCGCTCCCGTCGGCGGCACGCACGACAACCTTCCGCGACCCGTCGAGGCCCTGCATGCCCTCCAGCCGGCCACGGCCGCGCATCACACGGGCACCGGCGCGCGTGACGGAGGCGGTGATGTCGTGGGACTGGGCGAGCGCGAGCCGCTTCACACGCCGGTTGACCTTGCCCAGGTCGACGCCCACGACACGCGCGGGCGTGTCGATGTGCGGGGTGTCGTCGGCGACGATGATCCCCAGCTCCTCGTACGACGAATCGAAGGTGGTCATCACCTCGGCCGTAGCGATAAGGGTCTTCGACGGCACACAGTCGGTGAGCACCGACGCCCCGCCCAGACCGTCGCAGTCGACGACGGTCACCTCCGCGCCGAGCTGGGCGGCCACCAGGGCCGCCTCGTATCCGCCGGGTCCGCCACCGATGATCACGATCCGAGCCATGTGCCCTCATCCGCCGGTCTTTCTCTGCTCGCCGCGCACCGTACCCGGGAGAAATGCCGTGCAGCCAGAGGGAAAACCGATCCGCGCTTTGTGCACACCGAATCTGAACAAGCAAAATGAGCAGAATTGTCTTTGCTTTCTGAATGCGCATAAACGCGCCAGTCGTTGCGCCGCGGCGGTAATCACATGTCCAATTGGGCGACCACCCGCCCGGTTCCCGGACAGCGCCTCGGCGGGTGGCCCAGGCAGAGGTGGACCCGGGAGTGCGGCAGGAGTAGAAAGGTGCCATGGCTCAGGTGCCGGGCCGCCGCCCGGTTTCTCCGGATGCCCCGGCCAGGGACGAATCCGCGAGCCGGCAGCGCGGCCGTCTGCGGTCGGTGCTGAATGTGCACAGCGTGATCGGCCAGATGTTCGTCCTCCAGTTGGTGATCATCCTGGGGCTGGTGGTCGCGGCCGTCGTCCTGCTGGTGCTGACCCTCCAGCGCGAGAGCACCCGTGACGCCAAGGACCGCTCCCTCGGCGTCGCGCAGGCTTTCGCCCAGGCTCCCGGAGTCGCCCAGGCCCTGCGGTCACCCGACCCGACAGCCGTGCTGCAGGCCCGGGCCGAGGCGGCCAGGGAGGGCTCCGGCATCGACTTCGTCGTCGTGGTGGACCGGGACGGGATCCGTCGCACGCATCCGAACCCCGAGCTCATCGGCGAGGACAACGACGAGGACATGAGTCCCCTGCTCGCCGGCCGGACGATCCAGAGCGAGACGACCGGCTCCCTCGGCCCGCAGTACCGCGCCTTCGTCCCCGTCCGGGCCGCCGACGGAGCGGTGGTCGGCGCGGTCAGTGCCGGCGTCACCATCGAGAACGTCGATGACAGGGTCGCGCAGGAGATCCCGGCCCTGCTGGGCGCGGCCGCGGGCGCGATGGCCCTCACCGTGGGTGGCGCGGCGCTCCTCAGCCGACGGCTGCTCCGTCAGACCCACGGCCTCGGCCCGACCGAGATCACCCGCATGTACGAGCACCACGACGCGGTCCTGCACTCGGTACGGGAGGGCGTGGTCATCGTCGACGGCGCCCGTCGTCTGCTGCTGGCCAACGACGAGGCACATCGGCTGCTCGACATTCCTCCGGACGCGCAGGGCCGCCGGACGGACGAACTCGGGCTGACGGCACCGGTCGCCGAACTGCTCGCCTCGGGCCGGGCGGCCACCGATGAGGTGATCTTCGCCGGAGGACGGCTGCTGGCCGTGAACCAGCGGCCCCTCGACCGGTACAAGGGCCCTCGGGGCAGCGTCGTGACGCTGCGGGACTCGACCGAGCTGCGCGTGCTCGCCGGAAGGGCGGAAGCGGCGACCGAACGCCTCAAGGTGCTGTACGACGCGAGCGTCCGGATCGGTACGTCCCTCGATGTGACCCGGACGGCGGAGGAACTGGCCGAGGTGGCAGTGCCGCAGTACGCCGACTTCGTCTCCGTCGATCTCGCCGAGCCGGTGCTGCACGGCGACGAGCCCGTGGGCGCCGAGAAGGAGCTCAGGCGCACCGCGGTACGAGGCATCCGAGAGGACCCGCCGTTCTATCCCCTCGGGTCACTGATCGAGTTCGTCCGCGCCACACCGCAGGCTGTTGGCCTCAACCGCGGCAGGGCCGTCCTCGAGACCGACCTGGCCGACGCCTCCGGACTCTGGGCCCAGGACGCCGAACGTGTCCGGCAGATAGTCGACTACGGCGTCCACTCCCTGATCACCGCCCCGCTCTACGCCCGTGGAGTGGTACTGGGCGTGGCGAACTTCTGGCGGTCACAGCGCTCCGAGCCGTTCGAGGACGACGATCTCGCCCTGGCGGAGGAACTGGTCGCCCGCGCCGCGGTCTGTATCGACAACGCCCGCCGCTACACCAGGGAGCACACGACAGCAGTGGCGCTCCAGCGCAGTCTGCTGCCCCGCCGGCTGCCCGAGCAGAACGCCGTCGACATCGCCTACCGCTACCTGCCGGCGCGGCAGGGAATGGGCGGTGACTGGTTCGACGTCATCCCCCTGCCGGGGGCCAGGGTCGCGCTCGTGGTGGGCGACGTCGTCGGGCAGGGCCTGTCCGCCGCGGCCGCCATGGGCCGCCTGCGTACGGCAGTGCGCACCTTCTCCTCGCTGGACCTGATGCCCGACGAACTCCTCGCCCGCCTCGACGAACTGGCCGTGGGCGAGGAGACCCGGGAGGCCGACGACGCGATCGTCGGCGCCACCTGCCTGTACGCCGTCTACGATCCGGTCGCTCGCCGCTGTGCCCTGGCCCGAGCCGGACACCCCCCGCCCGCGCTGACGCTTCCCGACGGAACCGTGCGCTACCTCGAACCGCCCGCGGGTCCGCCGCTGGGCGTCGGCGGTATGCCCTTCGAGGCCACCGAGACGGAGGTGCCGGAGGGCAGCAGGCTGGTGCTCTACACGGACGGTCTGCTCGAGCACCGCGACCGGGACATCGACGTGTGCCTGGACACCCTGGCCGGCACCTTGCGGGATGCAGACGGAACGCTCGAGGACACCTGCGGTGCGGTGCTCGACGCCCTGCTGCCGGAGCCCCAGCGCGACGACATCGCGCTGTTGGTGGCCCGTACGCACGTGCTGCGAGCGGACCGGATGGCACGCTGGGACGTGCCCCGTGACCCCGCGGCCGTGGGCCGGGTGCGCAATGCCGTGGCCGACCAGCTGACCGCGTGGGAGCTGGACGAACTCGGCTTCGTCACCGAGCTGGTCCTCAGCGAACTGATCACCAATGCCATCCGTTACGCCTCGGGCTCGATCGGCGTCCGGCTGCTCCACGACCGCAAGCTGATCTGTGAGGTGTCCGACGGCAGCAGTACCTCACCTCGCCTCCGGTACGCGGCCACCACGGACGAAGGCGGACGCGGTCTGTTCCTCGTGGCGCAGCTCGCCGACCGCTGGGGCACGCGCTACACGGCGGAGGGCAAGGTCATCTGGGCTGAGCAGACGCTGCCCTCCCGGACGGCGTGAGTCTCCTGTGACCGCAGCCACGGTCATGCCGTGGACGGGCCCCACCGTGCGGGGGACGAGTCATGCCGCCGCCCGGCCCTGGCGGACCAGTACCTGCCGCAGGGCGTGCAGCAACGCCTGCGCGCGGGGATCGCTGGTGACATTGGGCTGCAAGGTGTTGGTGACATAGGCGAAGGAGACACCCAGATCGGGGTCCGTGAAGGCGAGCGTGCCGCCGCGGCCCGGGTGTCCGAAGGCCATGGGCGACGTCATCGGGGAGGCGGGACCGTGCAGCATGAAACCCAGCCCGAAACGCGTTCTGCTGAGCAGCACCTGATCGGCCCCCGCCGTGTGGAGGCGGCGTGCCTGGGCCAGCGTCCGCCGGGTCAGGATGCGCCCCGCGGCCAGGGCGGCGTAGAAACCGGCGAGTCCACGGGCGGTGGCGATGCCGTTGGAGGCGGGGAGTTCGGCGCTCCACCAGGCGGGGTCGTTCTCGTCGGGAGACGGGGTGACGGTGGCGAAGGCCCGGCGGGTGAGCGAGTCGGCGTCGGAGTAGGCGGCGGCGACGCTCGCGCGCGGACGCGTACGCAGCGCCCCGCCGGACACGTGCGGTGATGCGGCTGCGGCGACCCGTCCGACCCTGTGGTGGTGCTCTGCCGGGAGGCCTATCCACACGTCCAGGCCGAGCAGGTCGGTGAGGTCCTCGGCGAGCACCGTGCCGAGTGAGCGCCCGTCCACCCGGCGGACCAGCTCGCCGAGCAGCCAGCTGAAGGTCTGGGCGTGGTAGCCGTGGGACGTACCGGGTTCCCACAGGGGGTGCTGTGCGGCGACGGCCGACGCACCGGTGATCTGGTCCCCCGCCCGTGCCCGGTCCAGGGCGTGGTCGAGGGCGGCCAGACCGGCCTGGTGGGACAGCAGCTGACGGGTGGTGATGCGCTCCTTGCCCGCGGCGGCGAACTCCGGCCAGTGATCGGACACGGGAGCGTCCAGATCGATCAGTCCCCGGTCGGCGAGCAGCAGCACCACGGTGGCGGCCACGCCCTTGGTCGCCGAGCGCAGGACCTGGACCGTGTCGCGGGTCCACGGCCTGCCCTCCCCGGCCGGGGCGTCGGCGTCTGCCGTGCCGCCCCACAGGTCGACGACGAGTTCGCCGGCACGGTGGACGGCGACGGCCGCGCCCCGGTCGCCGCGCTCTACGAAGTTGGCTGTGAAGGCGTCTCGCACGGCCCCGAATCCCTCGGCCGTCGCGCCATGAACGTGCGGTCCCTCAGCCGGTCTGTCAGCAGCCCCGGGTGGCAGCACGGTGATCACTTCCTTGCTCATAAACCGTTTATGACGGTGGGGCCTTTTCGCGGAGTCGAGACAATGGCACCGTTGCGTATTGCTCTTCCGGTCGGCAGCCCTTTCGCTTCTGCTCGTCCGGCACGGTAGATGCACCGCATACGGCGCCACCAGAGCGCTATTCATTGAGCGGATTACGAGCGTAAGGATCTTTGCGCCCTATTCGCTCGTTTCGCTTACTCCGCCGCGCGCAGGTGCCTGATCGGCATTTAGCGCATACTGCTCCCGGACCCACCTCTTGTTGACGCGCGTTTCGCCGCCTACGGTCGTCCGGGCCGCGGCACCCTGGGTCGGCTCATGGGCGAGTGCGGTGGTATTTCGAGTCCTGACGCCGGGAGGCGCGTGATGATCGACGTGCTGGTGGTGGACGACGACCACCGGGTTGCCCGCGTCAACGCGGCCTACGTCACCAAAATCCCGGGCTTCCGGGTCACGGGCCAGGCGCACACGGCCGCGCAGGCGCTGGGCGTTCTCGAACAGGGCACGATCGACCTCGTGCTGCTCGACCACTACCTGCCCGACGAATCCGGCCTCGCGCTGGTGCGGCGGCTGCGGGAGCACGGGCTGCACTCGGACGTGATCATGGTGACGGCGGCACGGGACATCGCCACCGTGCAGGCGGCCATGCGCCACGGCGCGCTGCAGTACCTGGTCAAGCCGTTCACCTTCGCCGGACTGCGCGTCAAGCTGGAGGGCTACGCCGCACTGCGCCGGACCCTCGCCGACGCCGGTGAGGCCGAACAGCACGAGGTCGACCGCATCTTCGGCGTGTTCGGTGGCTCGGCCCCGGACGCGG
It encodes:
- a CDS encoding NAD(P)H-quinone dehydrogenase, with amino-acid sequence MARIVIIGGGPGGYEAALVAAQLGAEVTVVDCDGLGGASVLTDCVPSKTLIATAEVMTTFDSSYEELGIIVADDTPHIDTPARVVGVDLGKVNRRVKRLALAQSHDITASVTRAGARVMRGRGRLEGMQGLDGSRKVVVRAADGSEETLVADAVLIATGGHPRELPDAQPDGERILNWTQVYDLTELPEELIVVGSGVTGAEFAGAYQALGSRVTLVSSRDRVLPGEDPDAAAVLEDVFRRRGMNVMARSRAAAAKRVGDRVEVTLADGRVISGSHCLMAVGAIPNSAGMGLEEAGVRLRESGHIWTDKVSRTTAPGVYAAGDVTGVFALASVAAMQGRIAMYHFLGDAVAPLNLKTVSSNVFTDPEIATVGYSQADVDAGKIDARVVKLPLLRNPRAKMQGIRDGFVKIFCRPGTGIVVGGVVVSPRASELIHPISIAVDNNLTVEQIANAFTVYPSLSGSIAEVARQLHST
- a CDS encoding alcohol dehydrogenase catalytic domain-containing protein, yielding MSPNANHVHRAAQVAEPGAAVRVVPVQTRPPGVGEVRIDVEATGICGADIGTVRNPAPATGFPVTPGHEVAGVIAELGPQVQGWEVGERVTVGWFGGSCGHCSACRTGDVVHCPERKIPGMSYAGGWASTITVPAATLARIPESLSAAEAAPFGCAGVTTFNALRHSGAGPGDLVAVLGIGGLGHLAVQFAAAMGFETVAIGRGEEKRKLAEELGARHYVDTELHEPGAALRELGGARLILSTASSSKPLAELVDGLAPHGRLTVVGFDGSPLQLPLAKLVMGARSVSGHLTGSPADTEQAMRFAVATGVRPQVQTVPLEEAQQALDTQQEGKARFRMVLVPGT
- a CDS encoding GNAT family N-acetyltransferase, whose product is MTSADAAVLDDPVGASLRGHHAGLARQLGRAATYLPDVATFSAVSPTADSTDWGHLARLLGSGGFADMFSCPAIPPPDWEPVFVLEGRQMIWPRGRPGQAGPDGVVELGAADVPEMLDLAARTQPGPLWPRTHELGTYLGIRVGGRLVAMAGERLRPPGWTEISAVCTAPEARGRGHAARLVGALAAGILSRNERPFLHVAEANTGAIALYERLGFESRTHVTFRGFRTP
- a CDS encoding response regulator — encoded protein: MIDVLVVDDDHRVARVNAAYVTKIPGFRVTGQAHTAAQALGVLEQGTIDLVLLDHYLPDESGLALVRRLREHGLHSDVIMVTAARDIATVQAAMRHGALQYLVKPFTFAGLRVKLEGYAALRRTLADAGEAEQHEVDRIFGVFGGSAPDAATLPKGHSTFTVERVREALRTAPGPLPAIEVAAQAGLSRQTAQRYLRLLERAGRVRMSLRYGERGRPEHLYTWVAPQGEQPHHDPRPMLRRA
- a CDS encoding SpoIIE family protein phosphatase; its protein translation is MAQVPGRRPVSPDAPARDESASRQRGRLRSVLNVHSVIGQMFVLQLVIILGLVVAAVVLLVLTLQRESTRDAKDRSLGVAQAFAQAPGVAQALRSPDPTAVLQARAEAAREGSGIDFVVVVDRDGIRRTHPNPELIGEDNDEDMSPLLAGRTIQSETTGSLGPQYRAFVPVRAADGAVVGAVSAGVTIENVDDRVAQEIPALLGAAAGAMALTVGGAALLSRRLLRQTHGLGPTEITRMYEHHDAVLHSVREGVVIVDGARRLLLANDEAHRLLDIPPDAQGRRTDELGLTAPVAELLASGRAATDEVIFAGGRLLAVNQRPLDRYKGPRGSVVTLRDSTELRVLAGRAEAATERLKVLYDASVRIGTSLDVTRTAEELAEVAVPQYADFVSVDLAEPVLHGDEPVGAEKELRRTAVRGIREDPPFYPLGSLIEFVRATPQAVGLNRGRAVLETDLADASGLWAQDAERVRQIVDYGVHSLITAPLYARGVVLGVANFWRSQRSEPFEDDDLALAEELVARAAVCIDNARRYTREHTTAVALQRSLLPRRLPEQNAVDIAYRYLPARQGMGGDWFDVIPLPGARVALVVGDVVGQGLSAAAAMGRLRTAVRTFSSLDLMPDELLARLDELAVGEETREADDAIVGATCLYAVYDPVARRCALARAGHPPPALTLPDGTVRYLEPPAGPPLGVGGMPFEATETEVPEGSRLVLYTDGLLEHRDRDIDVCLDTLAGTLRDADGTLEDTCGAVLDALLPEPQRDDIALLVARTHVLRADRMARWDVPRDPAAVGRVRNAVADQLTAWELDELGFVTELVLSELITNAIRYASGSIGVRLLHDRKLICEVSDGSSTSPRLRYAATTDEGGRGLFLVAQLADRWGTRYTAEGKVIWAEQTLPSRTA
- a CDS encoding serine hydrolase domain-containing protein; the protein is MRDAFTANFVERGDRGAAVAVHRAGELVVDLWGGTADADAPAGEGRPWTRDTVQVLRSATKGVAATVVLLLADRGLIDLDAPVSDHWPEFAAAGKERITTRQLLSHQAGLAALDHALDRARAGDQITGASAVAAQHPLWEPGTSHGYHAQTFSWLLGELVRRVDGRSLGTVLAEDLTDLLGLDVWIGLPAEHHHRVGRVAAAASPHVSGGALRTRPRASVAAAYSDADSLTRRAFATVTPSPDENDPAWWSAELPASNGIATARGLAGFYAALAAGRILTRRTLAQARRLHTAGADQVLLSRTRFGLGFMLHGPASPMTSPMAFGHPGRGGTLAFTDPDLGVSFAYVTNTLQPNVTSDPRAQALLHALRQVLVRQGRAAA
- a CDS encoding LysR family transcriptional regulator; the encoded protein is MNIEGLRYARAVSATKSFSAAARAYGVTQPALSNGIARLEQELGVTLFERSPRGVRPTADGTRILPMIDRALDALDAVVAEARRLARPASDTIRMGVSPLIGADLVARAFDAARTLDRPRDLVLREADLTHLREDLKAGNLDVLLVPAVQAMPTFRHRVIAREPVVVIDPADSRTQSPVELRAAADAAYILVPDSCGLTTFTTDLFRDHDLPLRTYPGEASNYRVLDEWARMGVGAALLPQSKTTHDQGSSRPLVRAGTPVEIAYEAVWDNSTPLAADLEDFVAALTQLADEAPGD